The following proteins are encoded in a genomic region of Paralichthys olivaceus isolate ysfri-2021 chromosome 23, ASM2471397v2, whole genome shotgun sequence:
- the LOC109643050 gene encoding arg8-vasotocin receptor-like, whose translation MLFPAESSCNITGGNCTRGFNLTQQLDTGATAAAGNLSGKRNATDPFGRNEEVAKIEITVLILSFIAAVVGNLSVLLAMYRTRRKPSRMHLFMKHLSLADLVVAFFQVLPQLCWEITFRFYGPDFLCRIVKHLQVLGMFASTYMMVMMTLDRYIAICHPLQTLQKPTQRAYLMIGSTWACSLVLSSPQYFVFSLSEVHPGSAVYDCWGHFIQPWGARAYITWITAGIFLVPVVVLVLCYGFICRTIWQNLKYKTRRKSVGAVAEATKNGILGRSSVSSVSTISRAKLRTVKMTFVIVVAYVVCWAPFFTVQMWSVWDQTFSWDDSENTIVTLSALLASLNSCCNPWIYMIFSGHLLSDFAGSLPCCRRLRNKFSHQDSDSSSRRTTLLSRLQGPRLSEPFRDLNSNPGKHCPQVSSTS comes from the exons ATGCTCTTCCCCGCGGAGAGCTCCTGCAACATCACGGGAGGAAACTGCACCCGAGGCTTCAACCTAACGCAGCAGCTGGACACCGGTGCCACCGCAGCTGCCGGGAACCTCAGCGGGAAGAGGAACGCCACTGACCCGTTCGGACGGAACGAGGAGGTGGCCAAGATCGAGATCACCGTCCTGATCCTGTCGTTCATCGCCGCGGTGGTGGGGAACCTGAGCGTCCTGCTGGCCATGTACAGGACCCGGAGGAAACCGTCGCGCATGCACCTGTTCATGAAGCACCTGAGCCTGGCGGACCTGGTGGTGGCGTTCTTCCAGGTGCTGCCGCAGCTCTGCTGGGAGATCACCTTCCGCTTCTACGGCCCCGACTTTCTGTGCCGCATCGTGAAGCACCTGCAGGTGCTGGGCATGTTCGCCTCCACCtacatgatggtgatgatgaccCTGGACCGCTACATCGCCATCTGCCACCCGCTGCAGACGCTCCAGAAGCCCACGCAGCGCGCGTACCTCATGATCGGCTCCACCTGGGCGTGCAGCCTGGTGCTCAGCAGCCCGCAGTACTTCGTCTTCTCCCTGAGCGAGGTGCACCCCGGCTCGGCCGTCTACGACTGCTGGGGTCACTTCATACAGCCGTGGGGTGCGCGCGCCTACATCACCTGGATCACAGCCGGGATCTTCCTCGTGCCAGTGGTCGTGCTCGTGCTCTGCTACGGATTCATCTGCCGCACGATCTGGCAGAACCTGAAGTACAAGACCCGCAGGAAGAGCGTGGGTGCGGTGGCGGAGGCCACGAAGAACGGGATCCTGGGCCGGAGCTCGGTCAGCAGCGTCAGCACCATCTCCCGTGCCAAATTACGCACGGTGAAGATGACTTTCGTGATCGTGGTGGCCTACGTGGTGTGCTGGGCGCCTTTCTTCACCGTGCAGATGTGGTCAGTGTGGGATCAGACCTTCTCCTGGGACG actctGAGAACACCATCGTGACGCTGTCCGCCCTGCTGGCCAGCCTCAACAGCTGCTGCAACCCCTGGATCTACATGATCTTCAGCGGACACCTCCTCTCGGACTTCGCCGGCAGCCTGCCATGCTGTCGTCGGCTGAGGAACAAGTTCAGCCACCAGGATTC